The proteins below come from a single Drosophila suzukii chromosome X, CBGP_Dsuzu_IsoJpt1.0, whole genome shotgun sequence genomic window:
- the LOC108019102 gene encoding cytoplasmic dynein 1 intermediate chain isoform X18: MDRKAELERKKAKLAALREEKDRRRREKEIKDMEEAAGRIGGGGGIDKDQRKDLDEMLSSLGVAPVSEVLSSLSSVNSMTSDNSNTQTPDASLQATVNGQSAGKKQPLNLSVYNVQATNIPPKETLVYTKQTQTTSTGGGNGDAHATDYYDEYNLNPGLEWEDEFTGDDEESSLQNLDNGFTSKLPPGYLTHGLPTVKDVAPAITPLEIKKETEVKKEVNELSEEQKQMIILSEDFQRFVVRAGRVIERALSENVDIYTDYIGGGDSEEANDERSHARLSLNRVFYDERWSKNRCITSMDWSTHFPELVVASYHNNEESPNEPDGVVMVWNTKFKKTTPEDVFHCQSAVMSTCFAKFNPNLILGGTYSGQIVLWDNRVQKRTPIQRTPLSAAAHTHPVYCLQMVGTQNAHNVISISSDGKLCSWSLDMLSQPQDTLELQQRQSKAIAITSMAFPANEINSLVMGSEDGYVYSASRHGLRSGVNEVYERHLGPITGISTHYNQLSPDFGHLFLTSSIDWTIKLWSLKDTKPLYSFEDNSDYVMDVAWSPVHPALFAAVDGSGRLDLWNLNQEMEVPTASIVVAGAPALNRVSWTPSGLHVCIGDEAGKLYVYDVAENLAQPSRDEWSRFNTHLNEIKLNQSDEV, encoded by the exons ATGGATCGCAAGGCTGAGCTGGAACGCAAGAAGGCCAAGTTGGCCGCACTGCGCGAGGAGAAGGATCGCCGGCGTCGCGAGAAGGAGATCAAGGACATGGAGGAGGCGGCCGGTCGCATTGGCGGCGGTGGAGGCATCGACAAGGATCAGCGCAA AGATCTCGACGAAATGCTGTCCTCACTGGGTGTGGCCCCCGTCTCCGAGGTCCTTTCCTCACTCTCCTCCGTCAACTCAATGACCTCGGACAACTCCAACACACAAACCCCCGACGCCAGTCTACAAGCCACCGTGAATGGCCAGAG CGCCGGAAAGAAGCAGCCCCTAAACCTGAGCGTCTACAATGTCCAGGCTACGAACATTCCACCAAAGGAGACGCTGGTCTACACGAAACAGACCCAGACGACCAGTACCGGCGGAGGAAACGGCGATG CTCATGCTACGGATTATTATG ATGAATACAATCTTAATCCGGGTTTAGAGTGGGAGGATGAATTCACAG GAGACGACGAAGAGAGCTCGCTGCAGAACCTGGACAATGGATTCACCTCCAAGCTGCCACCGGGCTATCTCACCCACGGCCTGCCCACCGTCAAGGACGTTGCCCCGGCCATCACGCCCCTGGAGATCAAGAAGGAGACCGAGGTGAAGAAGGAGG TCAACGAGCTGTCCGAGGAGCAGAAGCAGATGATCATCCTGTCGGAGGACTTCCAGCGGTTCGTGGTGCGCGCCGGCCGCGTCATCGAGCGGGCCCTCTCGGAGAACGTGGACATCTACACGGACTACATTGGCGGCGGCGACAGCGAGGAGGCGAACGACGAGCGATCCCACGCCCGTCTCTCGCTGAACCGCGTCTTTTACGACGAACGCTGGTCAAAGAATCGTTGCATCACCAGCATGGACTGGTCCACCCACTTCCCGGAGCTGGTGGTGGCCTCCTATCACAACAACGAGGAGAGCCCCAATGAGCCGGACGGCGTGGTGATGGTGTGGAACACCAAGTTCAAGAAGACCACGCCCGAGGATGTCTTCCACTGTCAGAGCGCGGTGATGTCCACCTGCTTTGCCAAGTTCAATCCCAACCTGATCCTCGGCGGCACCTATTCGGGCCAAATTGTGCTGTGGGACAATCGCGTCCAGAAGCGCACGCCCATCCAGCGTACGCCACTCAGCGCCGCGGCGCACACGCATCCCGTCTACTGCCTCCAGATGGTGGGCACCCAGAATGCGCACAATGTCATCTCCATATCCTCGGACGGCAAGCTGTGCTCCTGGTCGCTGGACATGCTGTCGCAGCCGCAGGACACGCTCGAGCTGCAGCAGCGCCAATCGAAGGCCATTGCCATCACATCGATGGCCTTCCCGGCCAACGAGATCAACAGTCTGGTGATGGGCAGTGAGGATGGCTATGTCTACTCCGCCTCGCGCCACGGCCTACGTTCCGGGGTCAACGAGGTGTACGAACGCCATCTGGGCCCCATCACCGGAATATCCACGCACTACAACCAGCTGTCGCCGGACTTTGGCCACCTATTCCTCACCTCCTCGATTGATTGGACCATTAAACTCTGGTCACTCAAG GACACAAAGCCGCTGTACTCCTTCGAGGACAATTCGGATTACGTGATGGACGTCGCCTGGTCGCCCGTGCATCCCGCCCTCTTCGCCGCCGTCGACGGCAGCGGACGCCTGGACCTGTGGAACCTCAACCAGGAAATGGAGGTGCCGACAGCCTCAATTGTTGTGGCGGGTGCCCCGGCCCTGAATCGCGTCTCCTGGACCCCATCTGGTCTGCACGTCTGCATCGGCGACGAGGCCGGCAAGCTGTACGTGTACGATGTGGCCGAGAATCTGGCGCAACCGTCGCGCGACGAATGGTCGCGGTTTAACACCCATCTTAACGAGATCAAGCTGAACCAGAGCGACGAGGTCTAG
- the LOC108019102 gene encoding cytoplasmic dynein 1 intermediate chain isoform X25: MDRKAELERKKAKLAALREEKDRRRREKEIKDMEEAAGRIGGGGGIDKDQRKDLDEMLSSLGVAPVSEVLSSLSSVNSMTSDNSNTQTPDASLQATVNGQSAGKKQPLNLSVYNVQATNIPPKETLVYTKQTQTTSTGGGNGDAHATDYYVLAFDAQGDDEESSLQNLDNGFTSKLPPGYLTHGLPTVKDVAPAITPLEIKKETEVKKEVNELSEEQKQMIILSEDFQRFVVRAGRVIERALSENVDIYTDYIGGGDSEEANDERSHARLSLNRVFYDERWSKNRCITSMDWSTHFPELVVASYHNNEESPNEPDGVVMVWNTKFKKTTPEDVFHCQSAVMSTCFAKFNPNLILGGTYSGQIVLWDNRVQKRTPIQRTPLSAAAHTHPVYCLQMVGTQNAHNVISISSDGKLCSWSLDMLSQPQDTLELQQRQSKAIAITSMAFPANEINSLVMGSEDGYVYSASRHGLRSGVNEVYERHLGPITGISTHYNQLSPDFGHLFLTSSIDWTIKLWSLKDTKPLYSFEDNSDYVMDVAWSPVHPALFAAVDGSGRLDLWNLNQEMEVPTASIVVAGAPALNRVSWTPSGLHVCIGDEAGKLYVYDVAENLAQPSRDEWSRFNTHLNEIKLNQSDEV, encoded by the exons ATGGATCGCAAGGCTGAGCTGGAACGCAAGAAGGCCAAGTTGGCCGCACTGCGCGAGGAGAAGGATCGCCGGCGTCGCGAGAAGGAGATCAAGGACATGGAGGAGGCGGCCGGTCGCATTGGCGGCGGTGGAGGCATCGACAAGGATCAGCGCAA AGATCTCGACGAAATGCTGTCCTCACTGGGTGTGGCCCCCGTCTCCGAGGTCCTTTCCTCACTCTCCTCCGTCAACTCAATGACCTCGGACAACTCCAACACACAAACCCCCGACGCCAGTCTACAAGCCACCGTGAATGGCCAGAG CGCCGGAAAGAAGCAGCCCCTAAACCTGAGCGTCTACAATGTCCAGGCTACGAACATTCCACCAAAGGAGACGCTGGTCTACACGAAACAGACCCAGACGACCAGTACCGGCGGAGGAAACGGCGATG CTCATGCTACGGATTATTATG TGCTTGCATTTGATGCCCAAGGAGACGACGAAGAGAGCTCGCTGCAGAACCTGGACAATGGATTCACCTCCAAGCTGCCACCGGGCTATCTCACCCACGGCCTGCCCACCGTCAAGGACGTTGCCCCGGCCATCACGCCCCTGGAGATCAAGAAGGAGACCGAGGTGAAGAAGGAGG TCAACGAGCTGTCCGAGGAGCAGAAGCAGATGATCATCCTGTCGGAGGACTTCCAGCGGTTCGTGGTGCGCGCCGGCCGCGTCATCGAGCGGGCCCTCTCGGAGAACGTGGACATCTACACGGACTACATTGGCGGCGGCGACAGCGAGGAGGCGAACGACGAGCGATCCCACGCCCGTCTCTCGCTGAACCGCGTCTTTTACGACGAACGCTGGTCAAAGAATCGTTGCATCACCAGCATGGACTGGTCCACCCACTTCCCGGAGCTGGTGGTGGCCTCCTATCACAACAACGAGGAGAGCCCCAATGAGCCGGACGGCGTGGTGATGGTGTGGAACACCAAGTTCAAGAAGACCACGCCCGAGGATGTCTTCCACTGTCAGAGCGCGGTGATGTCCACCTGCTTTGCCAAGTTCAATCCCAACCTGATCCTCGGCGGCACCTATTCGGGCCAAATTGTGCTGTGGGACAATCGCGTCCAGAAGCGCACGCCCATCCAGCGTACGCCACTCAGCGCCGCGGCGCACACGCATCCCGTCTACTGCCTCCAGATGGTGGGCACCCAGAATGCGCACAATGTCATCTCCATATCCTCGGACGGCAAGCTGTGCTCCTGGTCGCTGGACATGCTGTCGCAGCCGCAGGACACGCTCGAGCTGCAGCAGCGCCAATCGAAGGCCATTGCCATCACATCGATGGCCTTCCCGGCCAACGAGATCAACAGTCTGGTGATGGGCAGTGAGGATGGCTATGTCTACTCCGCCTCGCGCCACGGCCTACGTTCCGGGGTCAACGAGGTGTACGAACGCCATCTGGGCCCCATCACCGGAATATCCACGCACTACAACCAGCTGTCGCCGGACTTTGGCCACCTATTCCTCACCTCCTCGATTGATTGGACCATTAAACTCTGGTCACTCAAG GACACAAAGCCGCTGTACTCCTTCGAGGACAATTCGGATTACGTGATGGACGTCGCCTGGTCGCCCGTGCATCCCGCCCTCTTCGCCGCCGTCGACGGCAGCGGACGCCTGGACCTGTGGAACCTCAACCAGGAAATGGAGGTGCCGACAGCCTCAATTGTTGTGGCGGGTGCCCCGGCCCTGAATCGCGTCTCCTGGACCCCATCTGGTCTGCACGTCTGCATCGGCGACGAGGCCGGCAAGCTGTACGTGTACGATGTGGCCGAGAATCTGGCGCAACCGTCGCGCGACGAATGGTCGCGGTTTAACACCCATCTTAACGAGATCAAGCTGAACCAGAGCGACGAGGTCTAG
- the LOC108019102 gene encoding cytoplasmic dynein 1 intermediate chain isoform X8 translates to MDRKAELERKKAKLAALREEKDRRRREKEIKDMEEAAGRIGGGGGIDKDQRKDLDEMLSSLGVAPVSEVLSSLSSVNSMTSDNSNTQTPDASLQATVNGQSAGKKQPLNLSVYNVQATNIPPKETLVYTKQTQTTSTGGGNGDVLSCHSSPLSGYMEDWWRPRKAHATDYYVLAFDAQGDDEESSLQNLDNGFTSKLPPGYLTHGLPTVKDVAPAITPLEIKKETEVKKEVNELSEEQKQMIILSEDFQRFVVRAGRVIERALSENVDIYTDYIGGGDSEEANDERSHARLSLNRVFYDERWSKNRCITSMDWSTHFPELVVASYHNNEESPNEPDGVVMVWNTKFKKTTPEDVFHCQSAVMSTCFAKFNPNLILGGTYSGQIVLWDNRVQKRTPIQRTPLSAAAHTHPVYCLQMVGTQNAHNVISISSDGKLCSWSLDMLSQPQDTLELQQRQSKAIAITSMAFPANEINSLVMGSEDGYVYSASRHGLRSGVNEVYERHLGPITGISTHYNQLSPDFGHLFLTSSIDWTIKLWSLKDTKPLYSFEDNSDYVMDVAWSPVHPALFAAVDGSGRLDLWNLNQEMEVPTASIVVAGAPALNRVSWTPSGLHVCIGDEAGKLYVYDVAENLAQPSRDEWSRFNTHLNEIKLNQSDEV, encoded by the exons ATGGATCGCAAGGCTGAGCTGGAACGCAAGAAGGCCAAGTTGGCCGCACTGCGCGAGGAGAAGGATCGCCGGCGTCGCGAGAAGGAGATCAAGGACATGGAGGAGGCGGCCGGTCGCATTGGCGGCGGTGGAGGCATCGACAAGGATCAGCGCAA AGATCTCGACGAAATGCTGTCCTCACTGGGTGTGGCCCCCGTCTCCGAGGTCCTTTCCTCACTCTCCTCCGTCAACTCAATGACCTCGGACAACTCCAACACACAAACCCCCGACGCCAGTCTACAAGCCACCGTGAATGGCCAGAG CGCCGGAAAGAAGCAGCCCCTAAACCTGAGCGTCTACAATGTCCAGGCTACGAACATTCCACCAAAGGAGACGCTGGTCTACACGAAACAGACCCAGACGACCAGTACCGGCGGAGGAAACGGCGATG TTCTTTCTTGCCACTCCTCGCCTCTGTCAGGATATATGGAGGACTGGTGGCGTCCACGTAAAG CTCATGCTACGGATTATTATG TGCTTGCATTTGATGCCCAAGGAGACGACGAAGAGAGCTCGCTGCAGAACCTGGACAATGGATTCACCTCCAAGCTGCCACCGGGCTATCTCACCCACGGCCTGCCCACCGTCAAGGACGTTGCCCCGGCCATCACGCCCCTGGAGATCAAGAAGGAGACCGAGGTGAAGAAGGAGG TCAACGAGCTGTCCGAGGAGCAGAAGCAGATGATCATCCTGTCGGAGGACTTCCAGCGGTTCGTGGTGCGCGCCGGCCGCGTCATCGAGCGGGCCCTCTCGGAGAACGTGGACATCTACACGGACTACATTGGCGGCGGCGACAGCGAGGAGGCGAACGACGAGCGATCCCACGCCCGTCTCTCGCTGAACCGCGTCTTTTACGACGAACGCTGGTCAAAGAATCGTTGCATCACCAGCATGGACTGGTCCACCCACTTCCCGGAGCTGGTGGTGGCCTCCTATCACAACAACGAGGAGAGCCCCAATGAGCCGGACGGCGTGGTGATGGTGTGGAACACCAAGTTCAAGAAGACCACGCCCGAGGATGTCTTCCACTGTCAGAGCGCGGTGATGTCCACCTGCTTTGCCAAGTTCAATCCCAACCTGATCCTCGGCGGCACCTATTCGGGCCAAATTGTGCTGTGGGACAATCGCGTCCAGAAGCGCACGCCCATCCAGCGTACGCCACTCAGCGCCGCGGCGCACACGCATCCCGTCTACTGCCTCCAGATGGTGGGCACCCAGAATGCGCACAATGTCATCTCCATATCCTCGGACGGCAAGCTGTGCTCCTGGTCGCTGGACATGCTGTCGCAGCCGCAGGACACGCTCGAGCTGCAGCAGCGCCAATCGAAGGCCATTGCCATCACATCGATGGCCTTCCCGGCCAACGAGATCAACAGTCTGGTGATGGGCAGTGAGGATGGCTATGTCTACTCCGCCTCGCGCCACGGCCTACGTTCCGGGGTCAACGAGGTGTACGAACGCCATCTGGGCCCCATCACCGGAATATCCACGCACTACAACCAGCTGTCGCCGGACTTTGGCCACCTATTCCTCACCTCCTCGATTGATTGGACCATTAAACTCTGGTCACTCAAG GACACAAAGCCGCTGTACTCCTTCGAGGACAATTCGGATTACGTGATGGACGTCGCCTGGTCGCCCGTGCATCCCGCCCTCTTCGCCGCCGTCGACGGCAGCGGACGCCTGGACCTGTGGAACCTCAACCAGGAAATGGAGGTGCCGACAGCCTCAATTGTTGTGGCGGGTGCCCCGGCCCTGAATCGCGTCTCCTGGACCCCATCTGGTCTGCACGTCTGCATCGGCGACGAGGCCGGCAAGCTGTACGTGTACGATGTGGCCGAGAATCTGGCGCAACCGTCGCGCGACGAATGGTCGCGGTTTAACACCCATCTTAACGAGATCAAGCTGAACCAGAGCGACGAGGTCTAG
- the LOC108019102 gene encoding cytoplasmic dynein 1 intermediate chain isoform X24, which yields MDRKAELERKKAKLAALREEKDRRRREKEIKDMEEAAGRIGGGGGIDKDQRKDLDEMLSSLGVAPVSEVLSSLSSVNSMTSDNSNTQTPDASLQATVNGQSAGKKQPLNLSVYNVQATNIPPKETLVYTKQTQTTSTGGGNGDDEYNLNPGLEWEDEFTDDEESSLQNLDNGFTSKLPPGYLTHGLPTVKDVAPAITPLEIKKETEVKKEVNELSEEQKQMIILSEDFQRFVVRAGRVIERALSENVDIYTDYIGGGDSEEANDERSHARLSLNRVFYDERWSKNRCITSMDWSTHFPELVVASYHNNEESPNEPDGVVMVWNTKFKKTTPEDVFHCQSAVMSTCFAKFNPNLILGGTYSGQIVLWDNRVQKRTPIQRTPLSAAAHTHPVYCLQMVGTQNAHNVISISSDGKLCSWSLDMLSQPQDTLELQQRQSKAIAITSMAFPANEINSLVMGSEDGYVYSASRHGLRSGVNEVYERHLGPITGISTHYNQLSPDFGHLFLTSSIDWTIKLWSLKDTKPLYSFEDNSDYVMDVAWSPVHPALFAAVDGSGRLDLWNLNQEMEVPTASIVVAGAPALNRVSWTPSGLHVCIGDEAGKLYVYDVAENLAQPSRDEWSRFNTHLNEIKLNQSDEV from the exons ATGGATCGCAAGGCTGAGCTGGAACGCAAGAAGGCCAAGTTGGCCGCACTGCGCGAGGAGAAGGATCGCCGGCGTCGCGAGAAGGAGATCAAGGACATGGAGGAGGCGGCCGGTCGCATTGGCGGCGGTGGAGGCATCGACAAGGATCAGCGCAA AGATCTCGACGAAATGCTGTCCTCACTGGGTGTGGCCCCCGTCTCCGAGGTCCTTTCCTCACTCTCCTCCGTCAACTCAATGACCTCGGACAACTCCAACACACAAACCCCCGACGCCAGTCTACAAGCCACCGTGAATGGCCAGAG CGCCGGAAAGAAGCAGCCCCTAAACCTGAGCGTCTACAATGTCCAGGCTACGAACATTCCACCAAAGGAGACGCTGGTCTACACGAAACAGACCCAGACGACCAGTACCGGCGGAGGAAACGGCGATG ATGAATACAATCTTAATCCGGGTTTAGAGTGGGAGGATGAATTCACAG ACGACGAAGAGAGCTCGCTGCAGAACCTGGACAATGGATTCACCTCCAAGCTGCCACCGGGCTATCTCACCCACGGCCTGCCCACCGTCAAGGACGTTGCCCCGGCCATCACGCCCCTGGAGATCAAGAAGGAGACCGAGGTGAAGAAGGAGG TCAACGAGCTGTCCGAGGAGCAGAAGCAGATGATCATCCTGTCGGAGGACTTCCAGCGGTTCGTGGTGCGCGCCGGCCGCGTCATCGAGCGGGCCCTCTCGGAGAACGTGGACATCTACACGGACTACATTGGCGGCGGCGACAGCGAGGAGGCGAACGACGAGCGATCCCACGCCCGTCTCTCGCTGAACCGCGTCTTTTACGACGAACGCTGGTCAAAGAATCGTTGCATCACCAGCATGGACTGGTCCACCCACTTCCCGGAGCTGGTGGTGGCCTCCTATCACAACAACGAGGAGAGCCCCAATGAGCCGGACGGCGTGGTGATGGTGTGGAACACCAAGTTCAAGAAGACCACGCCCGAGGATGTCTTCCACTGTCAGAGCGCGGTGATGTCCACCTGCTTTGCCAAGTTCAATCCCAACCTGATCCTCGGCGGCACCTATTCGGGCCAAATTGTGCTGTGGGACAATCGCGTCCAGAAGCGCACGCCCATCCAGCGTACGCCACTCAGCGCCGCGGCGCACACGCATCCCGTCTACTGCCTCCAGATGGTGGGCACCCAGAATGCGCACAATGTCATCTCCATATCCTCGGACGGCAAGCTGTGCTCCTGGTCGCTGGACATGCTGTCGCAGCCGCAGGACACGCTCGAGCTGCAGCAGCGCCAATCGAAGGCCATTGCCATCACATCGATGGCCTTCCCGGCCAACGAGATCAACAGTCTGGTGATGGGCAGTGAGGATGGCTATGTCTACTCCGCCTCGCGCCACGGCCTACGTTCCGGGGTCAACGAGGTGTACGAACGCCATCTGGGCCCCATCACCGGAATATCCACGCACTACAACCAGCTGTCGCCGGACTTTGGCCACCTATTCCTCACCTCCTCGATTGATTGGACCATTAAACTCTGGTCACTCAAG GACACAAAGCCGCTGTACTCCTTCGAGGACAATTCGGATTACGTGATGGACGTCGCCTGGTCGCCCGTGCATCCCGCCCTCTTCGCCGCCGTCGACGGCAGCGGACGCCTGGACCTGTGGAACCTCAACCAGGAAATGGAGGTGCCGACAGCCTCAATTGTTGTGGCGGGTGCCCCGGCCCTGAATCGCGTCTCCTGGACCCCATCTGGTCTGCACGTCTGCATCGGCGACGAGGCCGGCAAGCTGTACGTGTACGATGTGGCCGAGAATCTGGCGCAACCGTCGCGCGACGAATGGTCGCGGTTTAACACCCATCTTAACGAGATCAAGCTGAACCAGAGCGACGAGGTCTAG
- the LOC108019102 gene encoding cytoplasmic dynein 1 intermediate chain isoform X5, whose product MDRKAELERKKAKLAALREEKDRRRREKEIKDMEEAAGRIGGGGGIDKDQRKDLDEMLSSLGVAPVSEVLSSLSSVNSMTSDNSNTQTPDASLQATVNGQSAGKKQPLNLSVYNVQATNIPPKETLVYTKQTQTTSTGGGNGDGYMEDWWRPRKAHATDYYDEYNLNPGLEWEDEFTVLAFDAQGDDEESSLQNLDNGFTSKLPPGYLTHGLPTVKDVAPAITPLEIKKETEVKKEVNELSEEQKQMIILSEDFQRFVVRAGRVIERALSENVDIYTDYIGGGDSEEANDERSHARLSLNRVFYDERWSKNRCITSMDWSTHFPELVVASYHNNEESPNEPDGVVMVWNTKFKKTTPEDVFHCQSAVMSTCFAKFNPNLILGGTYSGQIVLWDNRVQKRTPIQRTPLSAAAHTHPVYCLQMVGTQNAHNVISISSDGKLCSWSLDMLSQPQDTLELQQRQSKAIAITSMAFPANEINSLVMGSEDGYVYSASRHGLRSGVNEVYERHLGPITGISTHYNQLSPDFGHLFLTSSIDWTIKLWSLKDTKPLYSFEDNSDYVMDVAWSPVHPALFAAVDGSGRLDLWNLNQEMEVPTASIVVAGAPALNRVSWTPSGLHVCIGDEAGKLYVYDVAENLAQPSRDEWSRFNTHLNEIKLNQSDEV is encoded by the exons ATGGATCGCAAGGCTGAGCTGGAACGCAAGAAGGCCAAGTTGGCCGCACTGCGCGAGGAGAAGGATCGCCGGCGTCGCGAGAAGGAGATCAAGGACATGGAGGAGGCGGCCGGTCGCATTGGCGGCGGTGGAGGCATCGACAAGGATCAGCGCAA AGATCTCGACGAAATGCTGTCCTCACTGGGTGTGGCCCCCGTCTCCGAGGTCCTTTCCTCACTCTCCTCCGTCAACTCAATGACCTCGGACAACTCCAACACACAAACCCCCGACGCCAGTCTACAAGCCACCGTGAATGGCCAGAG CGCCGGAAAGAAGCAGCCCCTAAACCTGAGCGTCTACAATGTCCAGGCTACGAACATTCCACCAAAGGAGACGCTGGTCTACACGAAACAGACCCAGACGACCAGTACCGGCGGAGGAAACGGCGATG GATATATGGAGGACTGGTGGCGTCCACGTAAAG CTCATGCTACGGATTATTATG ATGAATACAATCTTAATCCGGGTTTAGAGTGGGAGGATGAATTCACAG TGCTTGCATTTGATGCCCAAGGAGACGACGAAGAGAGCTCGCTGCAGAACCTGGACAATGGATTCACCTCCAAGCTGCCACCGGGCTATCTCACCCACGGCCTGCCCACCGTCAAGGACGTTGCCCCGGCCATCACGCCCCTGGAGATCAAGAAGGAGACCGAGGTGAAGAAGGAGG TCAACGAGCTGTCCGAGGAGCAGAAGCAGATGATCATCCTGTCGGAGGACTTCCAGCGGTTCGTGGTGCGCGCCGGCCGCGTCATCGAGCGGGCCCTCTCGGAGAACGTGGACATCTACACGGACTACATTGGCGGCGGCGACAGCGAGGAGGCGAACGACGAGCGATCCCACGCCCGTCTCTCGCTGAACCGCGTCTTTTACGACGAACGCTGGTCAAAGAATCGTTGCATCACCAGCATGGACTGGTCCACCCACTTCCCGGAGCTGGTGGTGGCCTCCTATCACAACAACGAGGAGAGCCCCAATGAGCCGGACGGCGTGGTGATGGTGTGGAACACCAAGTTCAAGAAGACCACGCCCGAGGATGTCTTCCACTGTCAGAGCGCGGTGATGTCCACCTGCTTTGCCAAGTTCAATCCCAACCTGATCCTCGGCGGCACCTATTCGGGCCAAATTGTGCTGTGGGACAATCGCGTCCAGAAGCGCACGCCCATCCAGCGTACGCCACTCAGCGCCGCGGCGCACACGCATCCCGTCTACTGCCTCCAGATGGTGGGCACCCAGAATGCGCACAATGTCATCTCCATATCCTCGGACGGCAAGCTGTGCTCCTGGTCGCTGGACATGCTGTCGCAGCCGCAGGACACGCTCGAGCTGCAGCAGCGCCAATCGAAGGCCATTGCCATCACATCGATGGCCTTCCCGGCCAACGAGATCAACAGTCTGGTGATGGGCAGTGAGGATGGCTATGTCTACTCCGCCTCGCGCCACGGCCTACGTTCCGGGGTCAACGAGGTGTACGAACGCCATCTGGGCCCCATCACCGGAATATCCACGCACTACAACCAGCTGTCGCCGGACTTTGGCCACCTATTCCTCACCTCCTCGATTGATTGGACCATTAAACTCTGGTCACTCAAG GACACAAAGCCGCTGTACTCCTTCGAGGACAATTCGGATTACGTGATGGACGTCGCCTGGTCGCCCGTGCATCCCGCCCTCTTCGCCGCCGTCGACGGCAGCGGACGCCTGGACCTGTGGAACCTCAACCAGGAAATGGAGGTGCCGACAGCCTCAATTGTTGTGGCGGGTGCCCCGGCCCTGAATCGCGTCTCCTGGACCCCATCTGGTCTGCACGTCTGCATCGGCGACGAGGCCGGCAAGCTGTACGTGTACGATGTGGCCGAGAATCTGGCGCAACCGTCGCGCGACGAATGGTCGCGGTTTAACACCCATCTTAACGAGATCAAGCTGAACCAGAGCGACGAGGTCTAG